CATGGCCGGCCACCCCTAGGGGGCCCCCCAAATGGGGTTCCTTCCCTTGTAAGCCACTTCCTTCTAGAACTTTGACCAAGTCAAAAAGGTGGCTCTCcaaaaatatcccaaaaagcactttcactattcatgacgacatttttcagcgtccgttcgaactgaaaatatttatgtgggcttagaacatttccagtacccactaaaataattttcaacgtgttccgaaacaattccagttttagtgattttcatctgcgaaacgcatctgaagtggctccggcagctccgaaacatttccggtttttatctcagaaaattccaaaaagcttccagaatgattctggcaccctccaagaattatcaggcatttGCCGAAACCAATCTGACTTAATggtatatcccgaaacaacttttcggtaccatcgaaacttatccgatgacctctctctgtggtacgattccgctgtccgaaacctttccggtgtccgaaactttttcggtgattttctctcatactccctgtctagtattcagcagatagatgacccttaagcgtgtgaccctataggttcggtgaagtatagacatgacccggaaccccttccgatcaaggatcaacatcggagccgtggacacccatattgacccctatacccacacgaataaatattcgagtgaacctccagttgcagtgagctattccttttgcttcgcgatatgtcacaaacacccgaggtgagatttattgcattcctgtggatcaacaatttgtccagcatgcaagttacctcgttaccggttttgttctcttatctcgtttccgtgttccggcatcccagtgatcaaatcacaatgtgtctggccagacgatgatggataccgttacaccgagagggcccgagtatatctctccatcgtcggaggagcaaatcccaatcttgagctatcttgttacttcctatacttttccgtgaacctgtaagctgccgtaatagccacccagttacggatgacgtttaacaaaccccaaagttcacgaagcaagcacgaaggaactgatactctcatggtctaaggaattatgcaaacattaactatctcaatgatattaaccataaacttgtgacgaacgtatctcatagcataacatcaatccgggttgattcaacacaagcgttctaccaacattgtgccctcaaaattgccgacatagtcatgcccatgatcaggaaaacaagatcatcatgcaatacttgagctagtctcagaggcaagactaggaatatattttaccgtttattatacCACACGTGCAGATGAgttccctccgagcctcgtggatattgtagactcgagaatcattgcagttatagcatggatcataaacattcattacaaacttggagatacaaaataactgttattactgcctctagggcatatctcctacagactcccacttgcactagagtcataaTCCAGTTACATGGCTTCCCTAACACCAATGGCTATCCTGTGCTgctcatgttttgctcatggtaGAGGCTTTGTCATCGGGTTTGATACGTTCAGATCCGTGTGAACTTTGCGTACTTTCACTAAACCTTCTTCGACATGATGTCGAATGAGTTTATATTTGCGTTGAATATGTCTTGTCTTATGGTGCGAACTTGGCTCCCTTGCCTGAGCCACGgcgccactattatcacaatagatCTCCACCGGGTCCTGGGCACTAGGAACCACACCAAGGTCTTCAAGAAATTTCTTGATCCATACCGCCTCCTTGGAGGCTTCTGAAGCGGCAACATACTCCGCCTCCGTCGTAGAATCCGCCACAGTCTTTTGTTTGGAACTTTTCCAATCAACTGCGCCGCCGTTCAATATGAAAACATAGCCTGATTGAGATTTGAAGTCATCTGGGTCAGTCATGAAGCCTGCATCAGTGTAACCACTTACaatgagctcttcatcacctccgtacacaaggagtaaatccttggtccttctgaggtacttaagaatacccttgactgcggcccagtgttccaaccctggatcactttggtaccgGCTGCTAACACTTAGCGCATAGATAACATCTGGTcttgtacatagcatggcatacataatagaaccaATTGCCGAGGCATATGGAACATCATTCATTTGTACTCGCTCATCCAGAGTCCGAGGACTCTGGTTCTTGCAAAGCACTGTGCCAGGTGACATGGGGAGTAGGCCTTTCTTGGAGTTCTCCATGTTGAACCTTTTCAACACCTTGTCAATGTACGTGCTTTGGCTAAGCGCTATCAGGCGTTTTGATATATCTCTATAGATTCTGATGCCCAATACATATGCCGCTTCACCtaagtctttcattgaaaaacttttcttcaatgagtcttttatttcgctaagaaaattcacgtcatttccaatcaacaatatgtcatccacatacaagattagaaatgcttttgcgctcccactaaacttcttgtaaacacaagattctttgtcattcctgatgaagccaaactctttgaccacttcatcaaaacgaatgttccagctccttgatgcttgcttcagaccataaatggctttctgaagtttgcatacctttcCAGCATCCTCATGaatgacaaaaccttctggctgtatcatgtatacatcctctttgaggtttccatttaggaaagccgttttgacatccatctgccatatttcatagtcGAAATAAGCAGCAATTGCTAGCAATATCCGAACAGACCTAAGCATAGCTACTGGCgagaaagtctcgtcgtagtccactcctggaacttgtgtgaaccctttcgcgacaagtctagctttgtggaTAGTAATGTTACCATCCGCATCCGTCTTTCTTTTGAAAATCCATTTACAACCGATGGGCTTTACGCTTTCTGGAAGTTcttccaagttccaaacttggttTTCGTACATGGATTCCATTTCGGATCTCATGGCTttgtgccattcttttgagctGGGCCCCGCCATCACTTCCTTGTAGTGCGCAGGTTCATCGTCTTCAAGAATGAAGATTTGTTTATGAAACCACTCAGGTGGCTGGATAGCCCTACCTGATCTGCGCGGTTCAGTTACAACATTGTCTGAAGTCTCCGCATCACATGCGACAACTTCCCGCTCGGTTGTAGGGATAATTAGCGGAATTTCTTCCGGTTCCTTAGCCATATCAACGGTTGCCGAAGATTCACTAATCTCATTAAGTTGTActgtcctcccactcacttctttagtgagaaactctttctctagaaagacTCCATGTTTtgcaacaaacactttgttctcgGAGGCGTGGTAGAAAGAATACCCAACCGTCTccttgggataacctacaaagtaacATTTGTCTGATCTGGGATCAAGTTTGCTTGGCTGTAAACGCTTTACATAAGCTTCACAACCCCAAATTTTGAAAAACGACAGGTCGGGTTTCTTCCCGTGCCACATCTCATGtggcgtcgtctcaacagatttagacggtGCTTTGTTTAGTGTGTGAGCAGCAGTAAGTAGTGCATGACCCCAAAAAGATATCGGAAGATTTGTAAGAGACATCattgaccttaccatgtccaaCAAGGTTCGGTTACGTCGTTCCGATACTCCATTTCTCTGTGGAGTTCCGGGAGGCGTAagctgtgaaacgattccacgaTCACTCAAATGTTGGCCAAACTCATGACTaagatattcgcctccgcgatcagaccgCATAAACTTAATCtttttgttatgatgattttctacctcattctgaaattctttgaacttttcaaaggtttccgatttatgcttcattaagtagatatagtcatacctactcaaatcatcagtAAAAGTCTCGAAGTAAAAATATCCACCCCGTGCGCCTgtgttcattggaccacatacatcactatgtattatttccaataattcacCCGCCCGTTCAGGATGACCCGTGAACGGCGTCTTGGTCATTTTCCCCATCAGGCAAGCTtcacatgtgtcaaatgattcaaaatcaagggTCGGTAAAACTCCACTTTATGGAGTCTTTGCATGCGTTTCTTACCGATGTGGCCAAGGCGACAGTGCCACATGAAAGTGGTGGTGGTATCAGCCTTCTTAAGGCGTTTAGCATTCACGTTAAAGACATCATTTCCACATTCAAGATTTAGTATGAAAAGGCCCCCAACAATGGGTGCAAATCCATAAAACATATCCTTACAATAAAGTGAACAACCATTGTTCTCAGACTTGTACGAATACCCATCGTGTACCAAACATGATCTGGAGATAATGTTTCTACACAACAGTGGAACAAAATAACAGTTACTTAGTTCTAAGATAAATCCTGAAGGGAGACGCAGAGGCATAATGCCGACGGCTTGAGCGGCGATCCCAGCGCcgttcccgacgcgcatcatgACTTCATTCTTTGCTAGCTTGCGCACCTTCTGAAGTCCCTGTAtcgagttgcaaatgtgagcaaccgatccggtatcaaatacccaagacttAGAGTTTTCGCTAGCAAGCAAAACGTGAATGACATTAACTTGTATAACAATTATACCTTTTCCGGTTTTCCCGGTCTTCTTATCTTCCAAATACTTCTTGCAGTTTCTCTTCCAGTGTCCTGTGCCCttgcagtaaaagcactcagtttcattcttggctccgcccttagagttgctttgggagccggtcttaccggtgcccttgcccttctttggcTTGCCTTTCTTCTTTTTGAAACTGGCGGTTTTATTCACAAGCAACACTTGCTTGCGATTTTTCCGCAGTCCTCCTTCTGTAGTTTTCAGCATGGCGAGCACCTCTTCCGGTGTCTTCTCCATCCCTGTCATGTTGTAGTTCATGACAAAACCGTCGTAAGACGGGGGGAGTGAAGAAAGCAACATGTCCATCATATGGCCAGGTGGAAGTGGAAATTCTAGGGCTTTAAGCCTTTCAGAATAGCCAATCATTTTGACCACGTGTTCGCCAACTGAACTACCCTCAGCCATCTTGCATTCCATCAAAGCCTTCATGATATCAAATCGTTCAGACTTTGCGGTTTCCTTGTACAGAGCATCCAATTCCCGGATCATATCACGGGCTTTATggaattcaaaacgtttttgaagcccTGGACTCATGCAAGCTAGCATGAGGCACTGCACTAAGTTGTGATCATCATCCTTAGTGGCCCAGAAATTTTGTTCATCTTCCGGTGCATCTGCCGCTGGTTTAGCTGGAAGAGCAGTTTCAAGCACGCACAATTTCTTAGCGCtcctgaggacaatcctcaggttACGAACCCAGTCCGCATAGTTGTTTCCAGTCGTAGCTAACTTCTCTTTCTCTAACATCGGGCCTAAGTTGAACGCGGTGTTGtgagccatttgatctacaacgGAAACACAAGTTTCACTTAGACTTTGTTTATAATGAAATTTGCACTAGTGAATAAACATTTTATTCTAAAATgcactcccactcaaatcaatatctctcaaaatttattatgagtgattcaagatccgtGTCTTGCatgttcgccattggtgtaacaccactgatgacgaaaatcttaaccggtaggccaacttgccaatcacatcactACGTGACTCTTGTTCATATTTTGATGCGTGTGTTCTGAGCTCATGACGGCCATGCCTGAaagtcaagacaaccaagtgatctcgctgcgaggtctcaactcacccgcctcacacttctctaatcgttcgtacccgtgtgacacggcgcaccctgaaaagataggtgccgtgacggtgctacacttgggagaacactaccTACTTGATAtctttaagtgagagatcaccctaataaaagcaactaccgcgcaatcaagaagggtgcatcataggggataaacatctcaggcaattcataattagcatgatatggtatagcgctttctgacggagaagtctttcaattcttcgtcttcggcatttgcgtcggtgttcacctttgcgaagattgccaccaccttgtcgatgcaccagataatattgctatctctatagctaataatataagtgcattacttaaggttgacacgcaggtcattaaagtgcaatcatatggctccagccatcatgccgaatcatgacacgcaggtcatgttaattacatcatatagtcatctcatacacaatcaaattgaatatgagcattgctataccacatcacatgcacatcctgcaaaaccaagttagacgcctctaatcggtttatgcaaaattttattttacgtggcttctaaggttttgacttaaaccgcagctaccaacgttttatcatcaagtatgattattcaagttgctagattaacatctcgggatgtatgaaacacgagataattaaatctcgagccccatactaaacttcgtcatacgcatgacccccgtgcagatcatatctgcaatgccctttcatctgcgaatttcatctttcttttgactatggcagaacccaaagaactgatagcacttccacgatcaatcaggatcacggattgccagaactttgtcaaattctaccatgctgtctcgagattgagcaaacacaaattctagggaagcaacaagaacgtcgggtaacagatttcatctgtcacccgcataaataatttttaGCAATAGATCATCTACTCCAAAatttatattatgcaatacccaaacatctccatgtattctagatcgtaaCCTGCATCTACatatagcacggctcttgatgccactgtaggggaacgcaacagaaaacgaaaattttcggtatagcgagcacgcccaggaccactatggagactacatacaaggtttgatctgatccgtaCCGACTCGAAACGCAAcggaagaagagtcggtgtagatcgtcgATGCAGATCCCCGCaactaggatttacaacctcccaaccgcgaggatgtactccctctccggacAACTCTTCGGGAGGCGGTTGGACAGTCCCCCGGAcgatgtcgcggacagcccttcgggaggaccctcgaaactcggacggagactcggacagcccttcgggaggacactcgaacagcacctcgggcaaaagatcaaaactacaatctctctacggggttgcacacatacggtgtcagctatccggcagggcttcgccgtccagaactagttcctgccggaacccagacaaccttacggctctacgaaactcttttcgtgggagggagggAAGAAGCCATATATTGCATgacatgtgtatgagagcaagggatgaagagatggcagccctcacctcctctatttataggaaaaccaaGGGGTAGTGTGCCTCCACAAATTACCAAAAAAACCCCATGCATTAGGTCACACATGAGGGTGTTAAGGACAAAATGGGATGCCATGTGGAGCTCCAAGGAGCTCCACCACCCATGGCCGGCCACCCCTAGGCCCCCCCCAAATGGGGTTCCTTCCCTTGTAAGCCACTTCCTTCTAGAACTTTGACCAAGTCAAAAAGGTGGCTCTCCAAAAATATCCCacaaagcactttcactattcacgacgacatttttcagcgtccgttcgaactgaaaatatttatgtgggcttagaacatttctagtacccactaaaataattttcaacgcgttccgaaacaattccggttttagtgattttcatctgcgaaacgcatctgaagtggctccggcagctccggaacatttccggtttttatctcagaaaattccaaaaagcttccagaatgattctggcaccctccaagaattatcaggcatttGCCGAAACCAATCTGACTTAATggtatatcccgaaacaactttttggtacca
The sequence above is a segment of the Aegilops tauschii subsp. strangulata cultivar AL8/78 chromosome 6, Aet v6.0, whole genome shotgun sequence genome. Coding sequences within it:
- the LOC141026118 gene encoding uncharacterized protein is translated as MLEKEKLATTGNNYADWVRNLRIVLRSAKKLCVLETALPAKPAADAPEDEQNFWATKDDDHNLVQCLMLACMSPGLQKRFEFHKARDMIRELDALYKETAKSERFDIMKALMECKMAEGSSVGEHVVKMIGYSERLKALEFPLPPGHMMDMLLSSLPPSYDGFVMNYNMTGMEKTPEEVLAMLKTTEGGLRKNRKQVLLVNKTASFKKKKGKPKKGKGTGHWKRNCKKYLEDKKTGKTGKGTSEGAQASKE